The genomic stretch tgattttctcctgttcatCTGTCTCTGTTAGATTATTAGCCCAGCCTAGAAGAACTTAGAAAATGGGAGGAAagagtattgatttttttaaagcatccatGATTTGGGGCACGGCTGGTTTTCTGCATTACTGCAGCTGAGAGTCTGACCACAGCTGGCCAAGATGGTTAGTTAGCGTTTTACCAAGTCAGTTTCTTAGACCTGGTCTGCAGGGTTTGGTGGAAGTTAAAAGTGGTGagcctttttctctttaaaaatacattggcaACAGAGAATATTTATGAAGCTAACTTCTTGAGCTTTTAGTAGTATTTTGCAGTGATTCTTTCCTCCCAGAGatggttattttgtttttctatgtctatgtctattctgttgttttgttataagaaatattatagggatggaacacaggcataaattTCCTATAAGCCTGATGTTCAAGCTGGCCTAACAGGCTGGGGAGTTAGGTGGTTTTCTTTGGACCAGCATCTGTCCAAACATTGCTGtctttcaagattttaaaaatagccagccacggtggctcagtggttgagtgtcaacctatgaactaggaggtcacggctgGATTCCCGGTAGGGCATATGTccatgttgtgggctcgaaccctgatcatgcaggaggcagccaatcaatgactctttttcatcattgatgtttctgtctctccctctcccttcttctctaaaattaataaaaacatatattttgaattttagagagagagggagaggaagaagaaatattgatatgacAGAGACACTTCTATTGGctaatcggctgccttctgcatgtcccctactatgaACCGAACTAGcatcctgggaatgtgccctgacctcctggtgcatgggatgacactcaaccaataaaatcaattttaaaaacatgtatttattaaattctaTGAATTTGAATCATCCCCCCCCCTTTCTATAGATGAACCTAAGCTAAAGATTAATTCACTGTtaacttttctattaaaaatttcctctttttatttcattgatgttttatgtgtttttctactctacattttattaatttctgctctcatttttatttggtCTTCTCCTTTCTTTGGAACCTCACCTTTTCAAGGTTGAAAGGTTAGGTTTTTTActtgagatctttcttctttgCTAGTATAAGcattaacataaatatttttctatgttgTTTTAAATGCAAGTTATAAACCTGAAAACTTTAGGCATGATATAATGTCCTTTACAATCTCTAGTAATAGTTttggttttcagtatcttttGCTGGATATTTTTATCACCTCTTCACTTTGGCCATTGCTGTTTACACATGTATCTTTCCCATGTTTTCACTTTTAATCCATTTCTACCTTTGAACCTACAGTGAGCTATACACAGCATATGTTTAGATCAtggtttgcttttttattttattactagaggcctggtgcatgaaatttgtgcactcgtggaggggggggggtgtccctcagccaggcctgagccctcttgcagtctgggagccctcaggggatgtcccactgcctcggaggtgggagaggctccagccactgccactgcacttgccgtgaggccggctcagggcttctggctgagcggtgctccccctgtggaagctcactaaccaccaggggacagcttctgcattgagcatctgccccctggtggtcagagtgtgtCATAACCACCAGTCATTCctttgtttggtcaatttgcatattagccttttattatataggtgtttttgtttttttttaaagaatgtcaccatgccctagctagtttggctccacggatagagcatcggcctgcagactgaagggtcccgggtttgattctagtcaagggcacatgcccaggttgctggttcaatccccagtagggggcatgcaggaggcagccaatcaatgattctctcatcactgatgtttctatctctccctctctgaaatcagtaaaaaaaatatattttttaaaatgtcatcattttttaaaaatacatgtttttcttgattttagagacagaggaagggagaaacattgatagcctgcctactgcacaccccctactagggttccagcaacaacctgggcatgtgacctgaccaggaatccaaccattgacctttgggtgcatgggacagtgctcaaccacaCTACCCAGGGCCGGTTCTGATTTAATGCTAGGAACTGGTTCTGCCAGCAAAGGCTTGATAATGCTGTGGGGCAGCTTGGCCATCTTGTCAGATCCCAAGTTCAGCCTCTTGTCTAGTCTCTGGTCCGCTGGCCTCATGCATGAGTAGCATCCCAGTCTCCACTTCCAGGGGACGTAGCTGTGCTCTATGTAAGGAGGCCCCTCAGGAAAGATAGTCCCTGCTCTGGGTGGACACAGGTGGGCTTCCCTCAGACTTTGTCCCTCCAAAAGAAACTTATACCCACCCCCAAAAAAGCAGTCAGTAAAAAGGGAGAACATGATATTCATAACGGCATTTCATAACCATATCTCTAAAAATGGTGAAACATAGTTCCAAATCATAACAATGACCACTATTCCCCTCTTCATATTACTATCACTGATGGAGCTTTTTACAAGTTAAGGCTCACTTCCTTATATAGTTGTTACCTTCTAGAAAACAAGCATTATGAATGGTCATGACATGATACAGTTTACCTCTTTACAGcaacaatataaaaaaaggaagggccctaaccggtttggctaagtggatagagcgtcggtctgcggactgaaaggtcccaggttcgattctggtcaagggcatgtaccatggttgtgggcacatcctcagtaggaggtgtgtaggaggcagctgatcgatgtttctctctcatcaatgtttctaactctctatccctctcccttcttctctgtaaaaaatcaataaaatatatttttttaaaaaaaggtcatgTTTCCTTGAATAGGAATCATACCCTCTTAACAGAATAACACTTAACATTCTATTGCTTAAAACAgaggtcgccaaccggtggttcGCAGATCAcaggtggtccatgaggtccgaaaggttggtgaccgctggctTAAAACACAGttaataaaatgtgtatgaaatgaGTGCAGAAGTCTTTGTTTGACAGAAAATGCACATAGTTTTAATTACATGCACTGAAACATAAATGAAACCATTCTGAAGGATTACAGTCACCTAAAAGTAAGAGAAAATACCCAGTATTCCTGACAGAAGGAAGGTGCTTACTGTTCCATAGAAAGACCAGGTCAAGCCAACCACTGTACATTGCAGTAGAGAAACAAACTCcatgttctttttcttcaatGCACAGTTGTGAATGACATGGGGAATCAACAAAACATACCCTCCAGCACTATTAACAGCATAAGATGTTTCCTATACAAAGTAGATCTTATACAGATATAacctagagaaaaaaataatcagacaATAGTCCCATGCATAAAGAGATGAACTAGTTTACTGGTGAACAAAAGACAGCTTACAGAAAAAGCCACACTGATGGATCTTTGATGTGAATCTTGTGAAGATATCACTGGAAAACTATACCTCTAAGAAAATGGAAATCAGATTGTAGTTGTTTTGAAGATGCTCTTGACTAGAAgggaaaagaatccaaaaaaaatgAGATGGAAAATGGTGCCCTATGTTAAAGCCCCTGTGTATCATTCTAtctccatactagaggcctggtgcatgacattcgtgcactgggggggggggggggggcgggcgggggaggtgtccctcaacccggccaatgccctctcgcagtctgggaccctttggaGGATGtctacctgctggcttaggcccactccccagaggtgggagaggctcccaccaccgccgctgccctagccagccatgagcctagcttctggctgagcggtgctccccttgtgggagcacactgaccaccagggggcagatcctgcattgagggtctgccccctggtggtcagtgcgcatcatagcgaccagtcattccaacgtttggtcaatttgcatattaggttttattatataggatatgatggCTCCACAATCTAATGCCCATTTTGCTTATGCCTTCCATACTCATGCAAGTGAGGCTACTGGTAAAGTCTAATATGGAATCTCAGAGACTATAAATCTTGGAAAATCTAATTCCTAATATTACCTACAAAGGGATATATCCAAACATAGATTTTGGGTCATATCACAGGTCTCTCCTCTTAAATCAAAATATATCTAACATGCCAGTCAGGAAAAAAAGCACAAGATAAAATAACAAAGTAACAATTCACATGGAAATACATTCTTTCATAAAATTGACACACATAAATATTTACTCCCACTGTTTATTGCTAAGGAACATGAGGAAAAAGCTCTTATACCCAtcacctctgcccccccccccccagtaaaaaaaaaagcactgtcAGTAATAAAGGGAtatatgatacacacacacacacacacacacacacacacacacatatatataaaaaacatatatagtaTACACTAGGAATATCCATCAAATTTCACAAGGCCAGTAAAAAATCCAAATActgacctaactggtttggctcagtggatagagcgtcagcctggggactgaagggtcccaagttcaattccagtcaagggcatgtatcttggttgcgggcacatccccagtggggggtgtgcaggaggcagctgatcgatgtttctctcatcgatgtttctaactctctatccctcttccttcctctccgtaaaaaatcaataaaatatatatttttaaaatccaaataccaaaataaaaaaatattgaattgtaattttttaaatgccaactgaacaaaaaaacaaataaaacatcatataaataagaaactatttccattttagaaataCACTGGAATTCACACAATTTGGATCTAACGGGCTTCACAAAGTCAATAGATAATATTACTGACTTAAAAAATCACGTTATTAATATGTAATATTGTAGAAAGTCATGTCCCAGAATTACCTAATTATAATGTTCATTTCTAAAAGAAATtaacagttgacccttgaacaacataggtTTGAACTGCAAGTATCCACTTTTAAGCAGCAAttcaaacactttttttaaaagatgaactgCCATTCAATGTCTGGTTGGGAAACCACATGGAGGACTGGCTTAAGTTCTACAAGGATTTTGGAGTATGTGGGCAGTTGGTGCCCTTAATCCTTgagttgttcaaggatcaacagTATTAGAAATCCACATCCTAATAACACTTAAAGAAACTtggtaaacaaaaatatttacaattttcaaAACAACTCTTTAACCTTGAAAATTTTCCAGAACATTATACATAAATTAATTTCCATCAAGACTTATCAGGTTATTTACATTTCTATTCCTTTCAGTGAGAGTTTTCAAGTATAAAGATGTGGATCCATCCCAGCCAGCGtaactcagtgtttgagcatcaacctatgaaccaggagatcatagtttgattcccggtcagggcatatgcccagattgcaggctggacccccagtctggggcatgcaggaggcagccggtcaatgattctctctcatcattgatgattctgtctctccctctcccttcccctctgaaataaataaaaatatatttttaaaaaatatatagaacaatGAAACCTTTCTCACACTCTTTACCTTCATGGTTTTATCCAATGAGTCCTCTAATGCCTCCAGAAAGAAGAGGAATAACTGGTCTTTCCCACACTATTTACATtcactagtaaaaaaaaaatatatatatatatatatatgtatgtgtgtgtgtgtgtgtgtgtgtgtgtgtgtgttttatttttttaaattgatttcagagaggaagggagagagagatagaaacatcaatgatgaaagagaataattgattggctgccttctacatgccccctcctggggatcgagctggcaacccctggcatgtgcccttggccagaatcaaacctgggacccttcagtccactctatctactgagccaaatcagctagggctacattCACTAGGTTTTATTCGTGAATCCTCTTATGCCTTCGTAAAGATGAGCCGTCAacgaaggctttcccacattcttcACATTTATATGGTTTGTTTCCATTGTGCCTTTTCACGTGTAACTGAAGGTTTTTGTTACAATTGAAGGCTTTTCTACATTCCTTACATTTAAAGGGCTTCTCTCCGGTATGATTTCTTTCGTGTGTTTGTAAGTTATTGTGATCTTTATAGGTTTtaccacattgcttacattcatagggtttctctccagtgtgagttcTTTCATGTCTTTGTAACAAACTAAGGCAAGTGAAtgctttcccacattccttacattggTAAGGTGTATTTCCAGTGTGCATTTTCATGTGTCCTTTCAGGGAGCTGGGATAGCTATAGGCTTTCCCACAATGTTTACATTCATAGgacttctctccagtgtgaaacTTCTTGTGTATTTCTAAGGAGCTGTAGTATCTGAATGTTcttccacattccttacattcatagggtttttctccagtgtgagtCATTTTGTGTGGTTCTAAGGATCTGAAATATTTGAAGGACTTTCCACATATCCTACATTCATATGGTTTCTCTTCAGTGTGAGTTCTCTCATGTCTTCGAAGACAACTAGGATACATGAAGGCTTTGCTACATTTTTCACATTGATAGGTCTTCTCTCCAGTGTGGTACCTTTCATGATTTCGATAGGACCTGACAAGAGTGAATactttcccacattccttacattgaTAAGGAGTATTTCCTGTGTGCATTTTCATGTGTCCTTTAAGGGAGCTGTGATAACTAAAAGCTTTACCACAGTGTTTACATTCATAGgacttctctccagtgtgaaacCTTTTGTGTATTTCTAAGGAAGTGTAATGTCTGAATGCTcttccacattccttacattcatagggtttttctGCTGTGTGAGTCATTTTGTGTGGTTCTAAGGATTTGAAATATTTGAAGGTCTTTCCACATATCCTACATTCATATGGTTTCTCTGCACTGTGAGTTCTTTCATGTACGTGAAGTTGGCTGGGATGCCTGAATGTTTTACTACATTTTTCACATTGATAGGCCTTTTCTCCAGAGTGGGTTCTCTCACCTGTTTGAAGAGAAGTTGAAGAGCTAAAGGTTTTCGTACACACCTTACCATTATAAGGAGCATCTGCACTATGTTTGGTCATGTGTTTTTGAAGGATTTTGAGCCACATAAAGgttttcccacattccttacacttatagggtttctctccataGTGAGTTCTTTCATGGTTTTCAAAGCACTGGAGATaactaaaggctttcccacatacGTTACATTTATATGGCTTCGCTCCACATTTCTGATACTCAGAGAAGTTTTGTCCAGTGTGACAGCTGGTGTGACTACTATGGGATGAATGATCCATGAAGGCTTTGTCAAACATTCTGCATTCACACGGTGTTCCTCCAGGAAAAGATTTCTTCTTCAGACTGAAATCAGGAATAAGACTGATGTTTTCTCCACATTGACTAACCATTTTCCCTTCACAGATTCTCTCCAACATACGACTTCtgtaaaaaacaagaaacacaTCATGAATGAATTTTTATTAGAGACTTTGTATTGATCagtaaaatatt from Eptesicus fuscus isolate TK198812 chromosome 6, DD_ASM_mEF_20220401, whole genome shotgun sequence encodes the following:
- the LOC103304565 gene encoding zinc finger protein 14-like isoform X2; translated protein: MDSVSFEDVAVNFSLEEWALLESSQKKLYRDVMRETFRNLASIGNKWEDHDIEDQYKNQKRKRRSRMLERICEGKMVSQCGENISLIPDFSLKKKSFPGGTPCECRMFDKAFMDHSSHSSHTSCHTGQNFSEYQKCGAKPYKCNSRASSKQLQSDFHFLRGIVFQ
- the LOC129147089 gene encoding zinc finger protein 709-like, whose protein sequence is MTHTAEKPYECKECGRAFRHYTSLEIHKRFHTGEKSYECKHCGKAFSYHSSLKGHMKMHTGNTPYQCKECGKVFTLVRSYRNHERYHTGEKTYQCEKCSKAFMYPSCLRRHERTHTEEKPYECRICGKSFKYFRSLEPHKMTHTGEKPYECKECGRTFRYYSSLEIHKKFHTGEKSYECKHCGKAYSYPSSLKGHMKMHTGNTPYQCKECGKAFTCLSLLQRHERTHTGEKPYECKQCGKTYKDHNNLQTHERNHTGEKPFKCKECRKAFNCNKNLQLHVKRHNGNKPYKCEECGKAFVDGSSLRRHKRIHE